In Syntrophotaleaceae bacterium, the DNA window AGCCTCAAGAGCCCGCTTGCCCTGGCTTTGGAAGGCATTCTTGGTCAACAGATAGACGTAGGGATACAGGGCCAGGGACATGACCAGGACGACCCCTGCGCCAGAACGCATGTTGGGAAAGGGTGTCCCGACCCCGAACCATTCCCGGAAGGCGCTCTGGATCGGACCGGCGTAATCGAACAGGCCGAGAAAGACAAAGGCCAGCACATAGGTCGGCATGGCCAAAGGAAGCAGCAGCGCCCACGAGAAGAAACTTCGCCCAGGAAATTCACAGACGGCGGTCAGCCAGGCCAGGCTCACCCCTAGAAGCAGCGTGCCGCCCCCTACCCCAACTACCAGCCACAGCGAATTCAGCAGCAGTCTTGCCAGCAGGTTCTCCCGCAGATGGCTCCAGATATCCCCGGCCGGGGTCAGCCAGGAGAATCCGACCACCGACAGGGGCACCAGAACGAGCAGGGCTACAAGGATGGTGAAAATCCGCCAGCCGTCATAGAAGCGAAGTCGACCGAGAGGGGCCAGGACGATCGCCAGCGGCGCCCCGGCCCCCCTCGGGGAAGGGTTGCGAAAAAAAGGGATCGGCATGAATCAGCGGTAACCGGCGCGATCCATGAGCTTGATGGCTTCGGCCTGCAGCTCCCCGGCGTTGTTCACATTGATCGGATTCTGCTTGAACGTTCCCCAGGCCGCAACATCGGGATGGGTCTTGACCGCGGGATTGGCAGGGTATTCCAGGTTGGCGTCGGCGAACAGGCTCTGGGCTTTTTCGGAGGAGAGCCACTCCAGCAGCTTGCGGGCGCCGGAGGCATTGGGAGCCTGCCGGGTTATCCCGGCACCCGAGACGTTGACGTGGACGCCGCTCCCCTTCTGGTTGGGCCAGAACTGGGCCAGTTTCAGGTCGGGATTGTCCTCTTTCAGTCGGCCGAAATAGTAGGTGTTGACCAGACCGACATCACCCTGCCCGGCAACGATGGCCTCCATCACCTGAGTGTCGTTGGAGAAGGGGGGCGCGGCGAGATTTTTCACCCAGGAGCGGACGATCTGCTCCGCTTTCGCCTCTCCATGCTCGGCGATCAGCATGGCCACCAGCGACTGGTTGTAGACCTTGTTCGAGGTGCGCAGCAGCAGGCGCTTGTTCCAGCGGGGATCTCCCAGAGCTTCGTAGGTGGAGAGCTCCCCTGGGTTGACCCGCTCGGTGCTGTAGACGATGGTCCGGGCCCGGAGCGACAGGCCGAACCAGAGGTTTTCGGGATCCCGCAGATGATCCGGAATATTTGCCTCCAGCACCTTGGACCGGACGGGCTGCAGCAGGCCCTTTTCCGCCGCCTGCCAGAGGTTGCCCGCATCGACGGTGATCAGCATGTCGGCCCGCGTGTTCTTCCCTTCGGCCATGAGCCGTTGCAGAAGGGGACCTTCCTTGTCGGTTATGAAGGTGACCTTGACCCCGGTTTCAGCCGTGTAGGCGTCAAAAAGGGGGCGAATGAGATGCTCATTGCGCGCTGAATAGACCACCACCTCTTCGGCCAGAGCGGCTGCGGGAAGGATGAGAAGCAGCAGGGAAAAGAAAAGGAAATACGAACGCAAGGGGATCATGTTTTCTCCTGGGGGAAAATAGAAATGAAAATTGTTTTCAGAAAGATAATGAAAAAGGGGAACTGTTGTCAAGCGGAATGAGTGGAAAAGAGCATCCTGCGACGATAGTTTTGATGGGGTTATCCGGCAGGCTGATCGGATTAAGCTGGCAAACAGATCTGAAAAATGTTATTCAAGGATCGTTTTTCCCGAGGTATCAGATGCTATTCAATTCACATGTTTATATTTTTCTTTTTCTCCCGGCCGTGCTGGCTGGCTTCTTTTTTCTTAACCGCCTGCGGTGGGTTCAGCCGGCGAAAGCCTGGCTCGTCCTTGCCT includes these proteins:
- a CDS encoding extracellular solute-binding protein; protein product: MIPLRSYFLFFSLLLLILPAAALAEEVVVYSARNEHLIRPLFDAYTAETGVKVTFITDKEGPLLQRLMAEGKNTRADMLITVDAGNLWQAAEKGLLQPVRSKVLEANIPDHLRDPENLWFGLSLRARTIVYSTERVNPGELSTYEALGDPRWNKRLLLRTSNKVYNQSLVAMLIAEHGEAKAEQIVRSWVKNLAAPPFSNDTQVMEAIVAGQGDVGLVNTYYFGRLKEDNPDLKLAQFWPNQKGSGVHVNVSGAGITRQAPNASGARKLLEWLSSEKAQSLFADANLEYPANPAVKTHPDVAAWGTFKQNPINVNNAGELQAEAIKLMDRAGYR